A window of Streptomyces sp. NBC_01241 genomic DNA:
TGATGGCCCTGGTCTGCCGCGATCTCGACCTCGACCCGAAGCGCTTCCCGCCGAAGTCGTTCACGGCCAAGGTCTCCAACCTGAAGAACGAGCTGATCGACGAGGAGACCTTCGCCGGTCAGGCCGCCGACGGGTTCGAGAAGACCCTCGCGCAGGCCTACGCGATGTACCAGTCCCGGCTGCGCGAGGCCAACGCGCTGGACTTCGACGACATCATCATGACGACGGTCCACCTGCTCCAGGCGTTCCCCGACGTCGCCGAGCACTACCGCCGCCGCTTCCGGCACGTCCTCGTCGACGAGTACCAGGACACCAACCACGCCCAGTACACCCTCGTACGCGAACTGGTCGGCCCGGCGGGCGAGGCCGACGCCCCCGCCGAGCTGTGCGTCGTCGGTGACGCGGACCAGTCGATCTACGCCTTCCGCGGCGCGACCATCCGCAACATCCTCCAGTTCGAGGAGGACTACCCGGACGCGACCACGATCCTGCTGGAGCAGAACTACCGCTCCACGCAGACGATCCTGTCCGCCGCCAACGCCGTCATCGAACGCAACGAGAGCCGCCGCCCCAAGAACCTCTGGACGAACGCCGGCACCGGCGCCCGCATCACCGGCTATGTCGCCGACACCGAGCACGACGAGGCGCAGTTCGTCGCCGACGAGATCGACCGGCTGACCGACGCGGGCGATGCCAAGGCCGGCGACGTCGCGGTCTTCTACCGTACGAACGCGCAGTCCCGGGTCTTCGAAGAGATCTTCATCCGTGTCGGCCTGCCCTACAAGGTCGTCGGCGGAGTGCGCTTCTACGAGCGCAAGGAGGTCCGGGACGTCCTGGCCTACCTCCGGGTCCTCGCCAACCCCGAGGACACCGTCCCGCTGCGCCGCATCCTCAATGTGCCCAAACGCGGCATCGGCGACCGTGCCGAGGCGATGATCGACGCGCTGTCGATGCGCGAGAAGATCACCTTCCCGCAGGCGCTGCGCCGGGTCGACGAGGCGTACGGCATGGCGGCCCGGTCGGCCAATGCCGTCAAGCGGTTCAACACGCTGATGGAGGAGCTGCGCACGATCGTCGAGTCCGGCGCGGGCCCGGCGGTGGTCCTGGAGGCCGTCCTGGAGCGGACCGGCTATCTCGCCGAGCTCCAGGCGTCCACCGACCCGCAGGACGAGACCCGCATCGAGAACCTTCAGGAACTCGCCGCCGTCGCCCTCGAATTCGAGCAGGAGCGGGGAGAGGCCGGCGAGGAAGGCGCGGGCACCCTCGCCGAGTTCCTGGAGAGGGTCGCGCTCGTCGCCGACTCCGACCAGATCCCAGACGAGGACGAGGACGGCTCCGGCGTCATCACGCTGATGACCCTGCACACCGCGAAGGGCCTCGAATTCCCGGTGGTCTTCCTGACCGGCATGGAGGACGGCGTCTTCCCGCACATGCGGGCGCTCGGCCAGGTCAAGGAACTGGAGGAGGAGCGGCGGCTCGCGTACGTAGGCATCACCCGGGCCCGCGAGCGGCTGTATCTGACCCGGGCGGCGATGCGCAGTGCGTGGGGGCAGCCCTCGTACAACCCGCCGTCGCGGTTCCTGGAGGAGATCCCGGACCAGCACCTGGAGTGGAAGCGGACCGGGCCGATGGCGGCCCCGGCCGGACCGACGTCGGGGATCACCTCGTCGCTGTCGTCGTCCCGTTCGCGCTCCGGCCCCTCGGGCTTCGCGACCCGGCGGACCTCCGACAAGCCGACGATCACGCTGACCGTGGGGGACCGGGTCACGCACGACCAGTTCGGGCTCGGCACGGTGACGGCCGTCGAGGGCTTCGGCGACCAGGCGAAGGCGACGGTCGACTTCGGGGACGAGCGGCCGAAGAAGCTGCTGCTGCGGTACGCGCCGGTCGAGAAGCTGTAGGCCCGGCAGAAGGGTGGACGTGCAGGCGGCCGGGGCTGTTGCTCCGACCGCCGTCGGGTGCGTGGTGGCTCAGGTCGGGTTGACGCCGTGGCTGCGGAGCCAGGGGAGCGGGTCTATCGCCGCACCGCCACCGGGTCGCACCTCGAAGTGCAGGTGCGGGCCGGTCGAGTTCCCGGACTTGCCGGAGTACGCGATGACGTCGCCGGCCTTGACCGAGCCCGAGCGGATCCTGGTGCTGCTGAGGTGGCAGTACCAGGTCTCGGTCCCGTCGGCCATGGTGACGATGGCCATGTTCCCGTAGGCGCTGTTCCACTGGGTGCGTACGGTGCCGTCGGTCGCGGCCATCACGGGCGTGCCGTACCAGACGGGGAAGTCGATGCCCGTGTGCACGGACATCCAGTTGACGCCCGCCTGGCCGAAGTACGCGCTGAGGCCGTGCTCCGCGACGGGCATCACGTACTTGGGGCGCAACGCCTCCTTGCGGGCGGCCTCTTCCTCGCGCTTCTTCTTCTCGGCGGCCTGCCGTTCGCGCAGATCGATGCGTTCCTGGGTACGGCTGACGCGGTCGCCGAAGTTCTCTGCGTCGGCCCTGAGGTTGGCGAGCTGGGTGTCCAGCTTGTGGTTGGCGGCGACCGATTTGGCCGAGCCGGGGTCGGCGGCCGCCATCGTGGTCGTGCTGTCGTCCTTCTTGTCCTCGCCGCCCAGTCCGCCGACGGAGGCCGCGGCGATACCGGCCACGCTCATCACACAGGCGGAAGGAACGGCGACGGTGAGGAGCGCGGAACGCTTCGCGGGAGAACGCCGCCGGCTACGGCCGCCGGTGCCGCGGGTGACGGAGCGGCCGAGGGGGCGGTGGGCATCGGGGGCGGCGTCGGCGGTGTCGGGGTGCGCTGTGTCGCGGGTCGCGGCGGCGGTCTTGTCGTCGCCGGTGGCTTCGGAAACTTCGGCGGCTTCGGAAACTTCGGCGGCTTCGGAAACTTCGGCGGCTTCGGCCGTGGTTTCGTGCCCGTTGGTGTCGAAGCCCGTCTCCGGGAGGCTGAACTCGGCGGTGCGGTGGGCCTCGTACGGGGCGTACGGGTCGTACGGAAGGTGTGCGTCGTACGCCTTGTGTGCCGCTGGCGCCTCGTGCAACACCTGTGCGGTTTGGGTGGTTTGCGCGGTTTGCTCTTCGTGTTCGGGCGTGGCGCCGGTGTTCCAGGCGGTGGCGTCGTACGCGCCGGTGTCGTGGACGGCCGTGCCGGTAGTCGCCCACTGGCCGGTCTGGTGCCAGCCGTTGGTTTCCCACTGGCCCGTGGCGTCCGGGGCGCCGCCCTGTGCCGGAACGCCGGCGAAGGTGGCGGTGGCGGCGGTGGCCCAGGTGGTTGTGGTGTCGTACGTCGGGCCTGCGGCGTACTGCTGCTCGGGCTGTGCCGCGTACGGGGCGTAGGTGTCGTACGCGGTGGTCGGGTGCGCGCCCGTGTCCCACTGCGTGGAGTCGTACTGGCCGCTGTATCCGGCCTGCTGGGTGTCGTAGCCGCTGTCGTACGCGCCGTCGTAGTGACCGGGGAGGGAACCGAAGAGCGGATCGCTGTCGAAGCTGCCGGTGGCTTGGCTGTCGTATCCGGCGAACCCGGCGTGGGGGTGCTGGTCGTTCACCAACTTCTCTCTCGCCTCGGCAGCAGGACCTGTGTGCTGGAGTCCGGTGGGGGAATTCCGAATCCCAGGGGGAGTGGTGGCCGCGACTGTACCCGGCGGTACGCGACGTCGACAATCTTCGACAGGTTCGGACGGCTCGGGAAACGGGCAATCGGCCGTCTTTCGACGGACTGTCTACACAGCCTTGGCTCTATGTTCGAAACCAGTTCTATTCGTGTGGTGCGGCGGAGGCCGGTGGGGTGGCTGCGCCATCGAAGTTCGAGTGCCCGGTGTCTCGGCCCGTCGGCCCGGTGTCTCGGCCGGGCGACCCGATATCTCGGCCGTCGACGCGACCCACGCCGGAACCTGCCCGGTGGGCGAGGCGGCAGCACCACCCCGGCTCAGGCAGCTCCTCCGGCCTCGGAATCTCCCCTGGCTCCGGAAGTTCCTGCGGTTTCGGTCGATGATGCGCCGGATTCCAGTGCCTGCCGGATCGCGCTGGCGACGGTCGGGTGCACCGGGAGCGCGAGATGGCCGATGCCGCTGACGCGTACGTTCAGGGCGTCGAGATCCGGATGGTCGATGCAGGCCGCCTCGGCGGGGACGATCACCCGGTCCTGTTCGCTCCAGAAGCTCACGAACCGGGTGCGGCAGCCGGGCGCCGGTCTGCGTAGCTCCTCGATGGGCGCGGAGCCCGTACGCATCTGGCGCACGATGGGGTGAGCGCTGGCCAGCGGGGCGACGGCCGTGCCCCCGTGCGGCGTGCCGAGCGTGACCAGGGTGCGGACCCGCTGGTCACCGCCCAGTCGCTGCACGTAGTAGCGCGCGATCAGACCGCCGAGGCTGTGCCCGACGATGTCGACCTCATGGTGTCCGGTGCGGGTGCAGATCTCCTCGACGTGCCGCCCGAGCAGCTCGGCCGCCGTACGGATGTCGCAGGTCAGCGGCGAGTAGTTGAGCGACTCCAGATGGTGCCGGCCGTGCCGGGCGAGGGAGCGGCGGAGCAGGACGAAGACCGAACGGTTGTCGATGAAACCGTGCAGGAGCACGACGGGCGGCCGCTCGCTGCCCTCGGCGGGCAGGGCCGGGGTCCGGGCGGGCGAGGTACCGGCGGGTGGTCCGGCCGGGCGTGGCGCGGGCCGCCGCTCCCCGGCGATGCCGGTGGGGTACAGGAGTACGTGCCCGGCGAGAACCACCAGTTCGAGCACGGTGGCCTTGACCAGTGCGGACGGCAGCCGGGTGGGGCACGGACACGGCCGGCGCAGCAGTTGCGGTGGGAAGGGCAGGATCTGCATGGCCGACCTCCTGCTTCGGCAAGCGGGGAGGCGGCTCCGGTCCCCGTATGCCCTCGTGGGGTGCCGTTGCGGAGGTGCCGGTGGTCGGCCCGGCCGGGGTCTGGTCCCGATGGGGGCCCCTGCTTGCCGGTGGCAACCGGTAGTGACCCGTGGTGGCCCGTGGCGATCGATGGTCACCGGTGAACGACCGGCTGTCGGATCCGATGCCGACGGGCCCGGCGGTCCGTACCGCCGTGCCGCGCGGCTGGCGGCGCGGTGGTACGGCGACCTCGTAACGGCTCCCCTGGCGGCCGGTCCCGTACGGCTGGTGTGCCGCATGGAGGGAAACGGCGCCCGGTGAACACGTCCCACGTGTGATTTCCCCCTCCCCGTCCACCGCGAAACGGCGGGTTGCGGGATGCTGTCGATAACGTTCGTTCACATCCCTGGCCCTTCAGGCACGGGAGACGCATGTGGAGGCAGTGATGGGTGTGACCGGTCCGATCCGTGTGGTGGTGGCCAAGCCGGGCCTGGACGGCCATGATCGCGGGGCCAAGGTGATCGCGCGGGCGCTGCGCGACGCCGGTATGGAGGTCATCTACACCGGGCTCCACCAGACGCCCGAGCAGATCGTGGACACCGCGATTCAGGAGGATGCCGACGCGATCGGCCTCTCGATCCTCTCCGGCGCGCACAACACGCTCTTCGCCAAGGTGATCGAGCTCTTGAAGGAGCGCGAGGCGGAGGACATCAAGGTCTTCGGCGGCGGCATCATCCCGGAGGCGGACATCGCACCGCTGAAGGAGCAGGGCGTCGCGGCGATCTTCACCCCGGGTGCGACGACGGCGTCGATCGTCGACTGGGTCAACGCAAACGTCCGCCACCCCGCGGAAGCCTGACCCCCACCACCACTCGGGCCCGCCGGGCCCAGGCACCGGTGCTGCCGGGCCCGGCAGCCCGGCCTGGGTACTTGGCCCGCCGGCCTGGTGCATCGGCTTGGCGCACCGGCCTGGCCCACTGACTCCGGCGGGCGCCGGGGACGGCTGTGCGGGGACGGTCGCACGGGGCGCCGGCATGGAAGTGGCCGTGCGGGGGGACGTGGCCAGGGCCACCGGGACCGACACCTCTCCGCGCCGGACGCCGACGGCTCGGGCCCCGGAGGCTCGCGCCCGCTGAGCAGCCCTCCGCCGGGGCTGCCCCGCGCTTCCCGCGGCCGAAGTCCGGCGGCTCGCCTCAGCCCGGTATCAGTTCCAGGTCCATCGCCGCGCGCAGCCGCAGTGTGGAGACCAGTCGTTGGAAGGCCTCCGACCAGTAGCCGTTCGCACCCGGTGAGGCGTTTTCCGGTTCGTCCGGGGTGGTGGTGAGAACTTCCAGGCGGTCTGCCTCGGCCGGGTTCAGGCAGCGTTCGGCCAGGCCCATCACGCCGCTGAAGCTCCAGGGGTAGCTGCCCGCGTCCCGGGCGATGTCCAGGGCGTCGACGACCGAGCGGCCGAGCGGTTCGGACCAGGGGGTCGGGCAGACCCCGAGTAGCTGGAACGCTTCCGACAGTCCGTGCGCCGCGATGAAGGCGGCCACCCATGCGCCCCGTTCGGCCGCCGGAAGCAGGGCGAGGAGCTCCGACCGCTCGGCGAGCGACGCCGGGCCCGGTCCGGTCGATGGAGGGACGGAGGGAGCGCCGAGCAGTGCGCGGGCCCACTCCGGATCCCGCTGGCGCACCGCTGCCCGGCACCAGGCGGCGTGCAGTTCCTCGGCCCAGCCGTCGGCCACCGGCAGGGCGACGATCTCCTGCGCGGTGCGCCCGCCGAACCGGGCCGGCCAGGTGGCGAGCGGGGTGGCCTCCACCAACTGGCCGAACCACCAGGACCGTTCGCCCCGCCCGGACGGCGGCACCGCCACCACGCCGTCGCGCTCCATCGCGGCGTCGCATTCGTGCGGGGCCTCCACGGCGACAGAGACGCCGTCGTCCGCGAGGTCCGGGCTCACGCAGGACATCGCGCGGGCCGCCATCCGTCCGGCGAACGCCGACTCCGGCAGCGCGGACAGCAGTTCGGCAGCCGTCGAGCGGACATTGCGGCTGCGGTCGGAGAGGGCCTGTTCCAGGAAGGTCTCGTCCACGGCGGACAGCCCCGCGCGCAGTGAGTCGAGGAACATCAGCCGGTCTTCGGCGCGCTCGGTGGACCATGTGGTGGCGAGGAGCGCGAGCGCTTGCGCGGAATCGTGTGCCCGTACGGCCCCGAGCAGGGCGACCCGTTCGGCGAACAGGCCCTCTTCCCACAGCCGGGCGACTGCTTCCGAATCCGTGACGTCGGGCAGCAGCGAGCCGCCGGACGACCCGCGCAGCGCGAACTTCCACTCGGGGTTCAGCCCGGCCAGCCACAGCCCGCGCGGCCCGGCGAAGACCAGGGCCTGCGGCCGCAGATCGGTACGGGATCTGGCCGCGTCGAGCAGGGGCGGGAGCAGCGCGGCCGGGGCCCGGAAGCCGTGCTGATTGGCGGTGGCCAGCCACTGCGGGATCAGTTCCGTGAGATCGGGGGCCGTACCGCGCCGACCACCCGAGCCGCCCGCTGCCGACCGGTCCGCGAGCAACTGGGCCAGTCTGCGCCGCGCGGCCGTGGGCAGCGGCGGCCTGGGGTCGACGGGCGCCGGCCCGGGCCGGGGGGCGGCGGGGGCGGGCAGCAGTCCCGCTCTGCGCCGCACGGTGTGCAGCGCAGCCGCGTCCAGCAGCCCGGCCGGTCCGTCGTTTCCCTCCACAGGCCGGCGGTCGGTGCCCAGGAGCGCCGCAGTGACGAGCTCTTCCCATGGCGCGGGTGTGATGGTGTGAGGCATTGGTCCCCCTATGAGCCCTTCGAATCCTTCAAATCCTGTGAATCCGGCGTCAGATGAGCCGCACAGTCCCGGACGCCGTATCGGCGCTGCTGATACCGGCGCTGCCTGCGGCGCCGTCCCCGTCCGCGGACCAGGCCGCGAGCGGGTCGAGACCACGGTGGCCGCATTCGCCGAAAACCGTGACCGGAGAGCCGCCGGAGAGCGCGACGAGCTTCCACAGCCCGGGCCGGGACAGCGCGGACGGAGCGAGGGGCAGGGCTGCCTCGCCCGCCGCGTCGACCAGTTGCCAGCCGTTCCCGGACGGCACGGGTATGACCTCGTGCAGCGTCACCGGCCAGGTGTCGAGCCACGGGTCGTCCCGCAGGGCATGCCCGTACGCGGCGATCGCGGCCGCCACCGTGCCCCCCGGAGGTGGCGTGCCTGCCGGGGACGGGACACCGAACTGCCGGCCCAGCTCCGCCCGTAGCCGGCCCATGCCCGGATAGGGCGTGATCTCGGCGTCGATCGTGACCCCCACAGGCAGTGCCAGCCCGGGGGAGCGCCCGGCAGCCCCGAACGAGAGCAGCATCGCCGCGCGGCCCGAGTCCCTGCCGTGGAGCCAGATCCGGCGCGTGACGATCTTGCCGTCCGGGGTGTCGTATTGTGCGAGGACCAGCCACTTGTCGCGGATCGGTGGGCCCTCGGCGGAGGCGGTCAGCCCCACCCGGGTACGCACCGTGGCCGCCAGCGGTTCCGGCAGCCGGCTGATTCCCAGCCAGGCGCTGTCCAGTAGATGCAGCAGCGCGCACTCCTCCAGCAGTCGTGCCGGCCAGCCCGGCCCGGACGCGGGAATGGACCCCAATTCCCTTACCCGGGCGGCCAGTCCGGGCGCCTGGGCATCGACCATGCGGGCCGCCGTCTCCTCCCACAGCCCGTACCCCGATTGATCGGCCGCCGCCAGGCCGCCGCGCAGCAGGTCCGTCAGCCGCTGCTCGAGTTCCTGTGCTCCGCCGGTGATCCGCTCGGCCCGGCGCTCGGCACGGCGCCGGGCGGCCTCCGGGTCGGCCGGGCCCGTGGCCGAGGCGCCGCCCGCAGCCGGCCCGTCCTTCCCCTCCTTCTCCGCCGCGCGCTTGCGACGGCCCGTCAGCCACTCGCCGGTCCAGTCCGGAACCTCGCCCGTGGGCAGGGCCGATTCGCCGGACGCCCAGACCAGCAGCAGGCCCAGCGCGTGCTTGCACGGAAACTTCCTGCTGGGACAACTGCACTTGTACGCAGGGCCGGTGGTGTCGACCACCGTTTGATACGGCTTGCTTCCGCTTCCCTTGCACAGCCCCCACACCGCGCCCGAACCGTCGCATCCACCGCCCGACCAAGGACCGGTCGAACCGAGCTTGCTCCCCGCCCTGCGCGATGCCTCGTCAGGAGCCAGGGCCAGTACCTGCTCCACCGTCCAGCGCGCCGCCGGGGCGGCGGTACGCAAGGGTTCTCCCTGAGATAGCAGCATGGGAACGACGGTAGATCCCGCCACTGACAATCGGTCTGCCCTGCTGATTCGTCGCTCGGGCTCGCCGTGGGCCTCAGCGCCTGCTTTGAGACCGCCGATCAGGTGGAAAAGGCCGTCGAGAAGGGGGCCGACGTCTCCTGCTCGATCACGCACAAGGGCAAAGTCGTCAAGGAGGCCGAGGGTGAGGGGCTCAGCACGGCGGGCGGCTGTGTCCGCCGTCTCGCCAGTGGCCGGCTGAACTCCCGTTCCGTAGCGGCCGAATCGGCCCTGACCTGCGGTCGGGGCCGATTGTCAGTGCCATGGTGCACGGTGGAAACCACATCAGGTCGACCGATCTGGAGGGGATCCATGACCGTGTCCGAGACCACCGCCACCGATGGCGTTGAGGCCCTGCGCCCGCATGCCGAGGACGCCTTCGCCCACGAGCTGAAGGCCCTCGTCGCGGCCGACGACCGTCCGCGGCCCGCCCGTTGGCAGCTGTCCCCGTGGGCCGTCGCCACCTATCTGCTCGGCGGCACACTGCCGGACGGCACGGTGATCACGCCCAAGTACGTCGGCCCGCGCCGCCTCGTCGAAGTCGCCGTGACCACACTCGCCACCGACCGCGCCCTGCTGCTCCTCGGCGTCCCCGGCACCGCCAAGACCTGGGTGTCCGAACATCTCGCGGCCGCCGTCAGCGGTGACTCGACACTGCTCGTCCAAGGCACGGCAGGCACCCCGGAGGAGGCCATCCGTTACGGGTGGAACTACGCCCAGTTGCTCGCGCACGGGCCCAGCCGTGACGCCCTCGTGCCCAGCCCGCTCATGCGCGCCATGTCCGACGGCATGACCGCGCGGATCGAGGAACTCACCCGCATCCCCGCCGATGTGCAGGACTCGCTCATCACGATCCTCTCGGAGAAGACGCTCCCCGTTCCCGAGCTGGGGCAGGAGGTCCAGGCGGTCCGGGGTTTCAACGTCATCGCCACCGCCAACGACCGCGACCGCGGGGTCAACGAGTTGTCCAGCGCACTGCGCCGCCGGTTCAACACCGTCGTGCTGCCGCTGCCGGAGACCCCCGATGCCGAGGTCGACATCGTCTCCCGGCGCGTCGCCCAGATGGGGCGCTCGCTCGACCTCCCGGCCGCGCCCGACGGCCTGGCCGAGATCCGGCGGGTCGTCACCGTCTTCCGTGAACTGCGCGACGGCGTCACCACCGACGGCCGCACCAAACTCAAGTCCCCCTCGGGGACGCTGTCGACGGCCGAGGCGATCTCCGTCGTCACCAACGGCCTGGCACTGGCCGCGCACTTCGGGGACGGCGTGCTGCGCCCCGGTGACGTGGCGGCGGGCATCCTCGGCGCGGTCGTCCGCGACCCCGCGGCCGACCGGGTGGTCTGGCAGGAGTACGTGGAGACCGTCGTCCGGGAGCGGGACGGGTGGAAGGACTTCTACCGCGCCTGCCGCGAGGTATCCGCATGACCCGGGCCACGCCGCCCGGCGGACCGCTGCTGCTGGGGGTGCGGCACCACGGACCGGGCTCGGCCCGAGCCGTCCGTGCGGCCCTGGACGCCGCCCGCCCGCGGGCCGTGCTCATCGAGGGCCCCCCGGAGGGTGACGCGCTCCTCCCGCTGGCCGCCGACGAGCAGATGCGCCCGCCGGTCGCGCTGCTCGCCCATGCCGTCGACGACCCGGGGCAGGTGGCGTTCTGGCCGCTGGCCGCGTTCTCCCCCGAATGGGTCGCGATCCGCTGGGCGCTGGCTCATGACGTGCCGGTCCGTTTCATCGACCTGCCCGCGGCGAACTCGCTGGCCATGACGCGGGAAGCGGAACGCCAGGACGACCCGGACGGGAACGGGAACGGGAACGGGGAAGGGGAAGAGCGAGGCGACGGAGAAGGGGCAGGGGAAGCCGGCTCGGGGACACTCGCCGGCGGTTCGCCCGCCCGCGCTCCGATCGACCCCATCGGCGTACTGGCCGAAACAGCGGGTTACGACGACCCGGAGGCCTGGTGGGAGGACGTCGTCGAACACCGCACCCAGGACGGCGAGGCCGCCGACCCGCGGGCTCCGTTCGCCGCGCTCGCCGAGGCCATGACCGCCCTGCGCGAGGTGTACGGCGACGGCGGCCATCCCCGGGACACCGCCCGCGAGGCGTACATGCGCATCCAACTGCGCAAGGCAGCAAAGGAGTTCGGTGAGGACATCGCCGTCGTCTGCGGCGCCTGGCACGTACCCGCGCTCGGCACGAGGACCACGCTCGCCGCCGACCGGGCCCTGCTCAAGGGGCTCCCCAAGGTCAAGACCGAGCTGACCTGGGTGCCCTGGTCGCACCGTCGGCTCGCCCGGCACAGCGGTTACGGGGCGGGCATCGACTCGCCCGGCTGGTACGGGCACCTCTTCGACGCCGCCGACCGCCCGATCGAGCGGTGGATGACCAAGGTCGCCGGGCTCCTGCGCGACGAGGACCGGTTCGTCTCGTCGGCCCACGTCATCGAGGCCGTCCGGCTCGCCGAGACCCTGGCCGCCCTGCGCGGCCGCCCGCTCGCCGGGCTGAGCGAGACGACCGACGCGATCAGGGCCGTGATGGGCGAAGGCTCCGATGTGCCGCTCGCGCTCGTACGGGACCGGCTGATCGTCGGCGAGACACTCGGTGAAGTGCCGGACACCGCCCCCGCCGTCCCCCTGCAACGCGACCTCACCCGGCAGCAGCGCACGCTCCGGCTCAAACCGGAGGCGCTGGAGCGGGAGTTGGAGCTCGACCTGCGCAAGGACACCGACGCGGCCCGCAGCCGGCTGCTCCACCGGCTGCGGATCCTGGCCGTCGGCTGGGGCGAGTCCGCGACCGGCCGGGCGAGCACCGGCACCTTCCGGGAGAGCTGGCGGCTGCGCTGGGAACCCGAGCTGTACGTACAGGTCGCCGAGGCCGGGACCTGGGGCACCACCGTGCTCTCCGCGGCCACCGCAAAGGCCGAGTTCCAGGCGACCTCGGCGACCGGGCTCGCCGAGGTCACGGCGCTGGCCGAGCAGTGCCTCCTCGCGGAACTGCCCGACGCGCTGCCCGTGGTCATGACGGCCCTCGCGGACCGTGCCGCGCTCGACGCCGACGTCGGCCACCTCGCCGACGCCCTGCCCGCACTGGCCCGCACCCTGCGCTACGGCGACGTCCGGTCCACGGACACCGCGGCGCTCGGCGGGGTCGCGGCCGGGCTCGCCGAGCGGATCTGCGTCGGACTGCCACCCGCGTGCACCGGACTCGACGCCGACGGCGCCGCCGAACTCCGCCGCCGGGTGGACGGGGTCCACACCGCGATCGGCCTGCTCGGCGAGGCCGTTCGGACGGACACCGACGGGGACGGGCTGCGCGAGCGCTGGACCGCCGTACTGCACAAGCTCGCCGCCCGGGACACGGTCGCGGGCGTCATCCGGGGCCGCGCGGCCCGTCTGCTGCTCGACGAAGGACGGCTCGCGGAGGACGAAGCGGCACGGCTGATGGGCCTGGCCCTCTCACCCGGCACACCCCCGCCCGACGCCGCGGCCTGGATCGAGGGGTTCGTCGGCGGAACCGCCGGGGGAGGCATGCTCCTCGTCCACGACGAGCGACTGCTCGGCCTGGTCGACGCCTGGCTCACCGGGGTTCCCGCCGACACCTTCGCCGATGTGCTGCCTCTGCTGCGCCGCACCTTCTCGGTGTACGAAGCGGGCGTGCGACGCACACTGGGCGAGCTCGTACGGCGCGGTCCGGCCGCCGGGGGACCGGCCGCCGGCGCCGACGGCACCACGGCCGCGGTGCCCGGCTTCGGCCCCGGACTCGACGGGGCCCGGGCCGACGCGGTGGTACCGGTACTGCGGCTCCTGCTCGGTCTGGACACCGGCACCGGCACCGGCACCGGCACCGGCACCGGCACCGGCACCGGCACCGACGCCCACATGCACACCGTCATCGGCACAGGCACAGGCACAGGCACAGGCACAGGCACAGGCACAGGCACAGGCACAGGCGTAGGCGTAGGCGTAGGCACCGACACGAATCCGGTCCCGGGCGGCGTCCACCCGGGCGAGCGTGCCGAGAACGTCAAGGAACCGGAACCGCTGGGGGCAACGGGATGACCACGAACACCGTCGACACCACACCGCACCCTGCCCACGGCTCATCGCCCGGCCCGGCCGACGACGAACGGCTGCGCCGGTGGCGGCTGGTCCTGGGCGGGGACAGCGCCGAAAGCACCGGCCGCACCCTCACCGGACGCGACGCCGCGATGGACGCCGCACTGGCAGCGCTCTACGGCGGCGGAGCCCGCCCCGGAGGCCGGGGCGGAAACAACCGCTCGGCCGGGCTCGGAGCCTCCGCACCCTCCGTGGCCCGCTGGCTCGGCGACATCCGTACGTACTTCCCCAGCTCCGTCGTCCAGGTCATGCAGCGTGACGCGATCGACCGGCTCGGTCTCTCCGCCCTCCTCCTCGAACCGGAGATGCTGGAGGCCGTCGAGGCAGACGTCCATCTCGTCGGCACGCTCCTCTCGCTCAACAAAGCCATGCCCGAGACGACGAAGGAGACCGCGAGAGCGGTCGTGCGCAAGGTTGTCGACGACCTGGAGAAGCGGCTCGCCACCCGTACCCGGGCCACTCTCACCGGCGCACTGGACCGCTCGGCGAAGATCAACCGGCCCCGCCACCACGACATCGACTGGAACCGCACCATCCGGGCCAACCTCAAGAACTACCTCCCGGAGTACGGCACCGTCGTCCCCGAGCGCCTCATCGGCTACGGGAGGGCCGCACAGTCCGTGAAGAAGGACGTCATCCTCTGCATCGACCAGTCGGGATCGATGGCCGCCTCCG
This region includes:
- a CDS encoding DUF5682 family protein, producing the protein MTRATPPGGPLLLGVRHHGPGSARAVRAALDAARPRAVLIEGPPEGDALLPLAADEQMRPPVALLAHAVDDPGQVAFWPLAAFSPEWVAIRWALAHDVPVRFIDLPAANSLAMTREAERQDDPDGNGNGNGEGEERGDGEGAGEAGSGTLAGGSPARAPIDPIGVLAETAGYDDPEAWWEDVVEHRTQDGEAADPRAPFAALAEAMTALREVYGDGGHPRDTAREAYMRIQLRKAAKEFGEDIAVVCGAWHVPALGTRTTLAADRALLKGLPKVKTELTWVPWSHRRLARHSGYGAGIDSPGWYGHLFDAADRPIERWMTKVAGLLRDEDRFVSSAHVIEAVRLAETLAALRGRPLAGLSETTDAIRAVMGEGSDVPLALVRDRLIVGETLGEVPDTAPAVPLQRDLTRQQRTLRLKPEALERELELDLRKDTDAARSRLLHRLRILAVGWGESATGRASTGTFRESWRLRWEPELYVQVAEAGTWGTTVLSAATAKAEFQATSATGLAEVTALAEQCLLAELPDALPVVMTALADRAALDADVGHLADALPALARTLRYGDVRSTDTAALGGVAAGLAERICVGLPPACTGLDADGAAELRRRVDGVHTAIGLLGEAVRTDTDGDGLRERWTAVLHKLAARDTVAGVIRGRAARLLLDEGRLAEDEAARLMGLALSPGTPPPDAAAWIEGFVGGTAGGGMLLVHDERLLGLVDAWLTGVPADTFADVLPLLRRTFSVYEAGVRRTLGELVRRGPAAGGPAAGADGTTAAVPGFGPGLDGARADAVVPVLRLLLGLDTGTGTGTGTGTGTGTGTDAHMHTVIGTGTGTGTGTGTGTGTGTGVGVGVGTDTNPVPGGVHPGERAENVKEPEPLGATG
- a CDS encoding VWA domain-containing protein — translated: MTTNTVDTTPHPAHGSSPGPADDERLRRWRLVLGGDSAESTGRTLTGRDAAMDAALAALYGGGARPGGRGGNNRSAGLGASAPSVARWLGDIRTYFPSSVVQVMQRDAIDRLGLSALLLEPEMLEAVEADVHLVGTLLSLNKAMPETTKETARAVVRKVVDDLEKRLATRTRATLTGALDRSAKINRPRHHDIDWNRTIRANLKNYLPEYGTVVPERLIGYGRAAQSVKKDVILCIDQSGSMAASVVYASVFGAVLASMCTLRTRLVVFDTAVVDLTDQLDDPVDVLFGTQLGGGTDINRALAYCQSRITRPADTVVVLISDLYEGGIRNEMLKRVAAMKASGVQFVTLLALSDEGAPAYDRDHAAALGALGAPAFACTPDLFPEVMAAAIEKRPLPVPDKETQH